The following coding sequences lie in one Mycoplasma crocodyli MP145 genomic window:
- the lgt gene encoding prolipoprotein diacylglyceryl transferase, with protein sequence MQQPSWVPEYAFKGGDTTILFKIGSFNFYLYSLMIMLGIIASILTITFFWTRQKYKSEVLMALILITVPTAIFGARLGYVVEALIYEEKPFANSHWYAAWDGGLSIQGGIILAATCDLIYVYFKRDIIDIRKTMSIIIPTILIGQVIGRWGNYGNHELYGKIDWTGKSSLVFGKSFAQNMFIVDSVSESILGKNQGAYRYPLFLYEGLANLAGYLLIVWVFNLFGIFKPGSTSGFYLIWYGIVRLVMEPMRQESFALYSITSLIFIILGTLMFVYFEFLSRIQYVKVWKKYYFEYEYAREEDYLRWVERTDIIKIIKKKINEKQTRII encoded by the coding sequence ATGCAACAACCAAGTTGAGTACCAGAATATGCATTTAAAGGTGGAGATACAACTATCCTTTTTAAAATAGGCTCTTTTAATTTTTATCTTTATTCATTAATGATAATGCTTGGGATAATAGCATCAATTTTAACGATTACCTTCTTTTGAACCAGACAAAAATACAAAAGCGAAGTTTTAATGGCTTTAATTTTAATTACAGTTCCTACGGCAATTTTTGGAGCAAGATTAGGTTATGTAGTTGAAGCTTTAATTTATGAAGAAAAACCTTTTGCAAATAGTCATTGATATGCCGCCTGAGATGGGGGACTATCAATTCAAGGTGGAATAATCTTGGCTGCTACATGCGATTTAATTTATGTTTATTTTAAACGTGATATTATAGACATTAGAAAAACTATGAGCATTATTATACCTACAATTTTAATAGGACAAGTAATTGGTAGATGAGGAAACTATGGAAACCATGAACTTTATGGAAAAATTGACTGAACTGGAAAATCATCATTAGTGTTTGGAAAGTCATTTGCGCAAAATATGTTTATAGTTGATAGTGTTTCAGAATCAATTTTAGGAAAAAATCAAGGTGCTTATAGATACCCACTATTCCTTTATGAAGGTTTAGCAAACTTAGCAGGTTATTTATTAATTGTTTGAGTATTCAACTTATTCGGAATATTCAAACCGGGTTCAACTTCAGGATTTTATTTAATATGATATGGTATAGTTCGTTTAGTAATGGAACCCATGAGACAAGAGTCATTTGCTTTATATTCAATTACTTCATTAATCTTCATAATCTTAGGAACATTAATGTTTGTTTACTTTGAGTTTCTATCAAGAATTCAATATGTTAAAGTATGAAAAAAATACTATTTTGAATATGAATATGCTCGTGAAGAAGACTATTTAAGATGAGTAGAAAGAACTGATATTATCAAAATAATTAAAAAGAAAATAAATGAAAAACAAACAAGAATAATATAG
- a CDS encoding NAD(P)/FAD-dependent oxidoreductase — MNNIYDLLIVGSGPAGLNAALYASRANLNVAFIEKSAPGGKLSATSKIENWIGLGNMEGWQMATKFFEHAQEYGAKYIYGEVKNIINKGDFLKEIELADGSKVLSKTVLIASGMKNKIPTFIKNIDKFIDKGVSFCAICDGPIYGKTPTLVLGGGNSAVEESVYLSKIASEVNLVIKDTDFTAEKRLVDDLLKLDNVKIFRESQITQIEGDQRLQKATIKDKNGKLTTIEVSSFFPYIGLEPAASFAAGLGVLEENGFILTNEEMQTKVPGIYAAGDIRVKNIRQIVTAASDGAIAAKNISDYLSSEKQ, encoded by the coding sequence ATGAATAATATTTATGATTTATTAATAGTAGGATCTGGTCCTGCTGGTTTAAACGCTGCATTATATGCATCAAGAGCAAATTTAAATGTTGCTTTTATTGAAAAGTCTGCACCTGGAGGAAAACTTTCAGCTACTTCAAAAATCGAGAACTGAATTGGTTTAGGCAATATGGAAGGTTGACAAATGGCAACTAAATTTTTTGAGCACGCTCAAGAATACGGAGCCAAATACATCTATGGAGAAGTTAAAAACATAATAAATAAAGGTGATTTTTTAAAAGAAATTGAATTAGCCGATGGTTCAAAAGTTTTATCAAAAACAGTTTTAATTGCTTCGGGAATGAAAAACAAAATTCCTACCTTTATAAAAAACATAGACAAATTTATTGATAAAGGTGTTAGTTTCTGTGCAATATGTGATGGTCCTATTTATGGAAAAACACCAACTTTAGTTTTAGGTGGTGGAAATAGTGCAGTTGAAGAATCGGTATATCTTTCAAAAATAGCATCAGAAGTTAATTTGGTTATTAAAGATACAGATTTCACAGCAGAAAAAAGACTTGTTGATGACTTGTTAAAATTAGATAATGTTAAGATTTTTAGAGAAAGTCAAATTACTCAAATTGAAGGAGATCAAAGACTTCAAAAGGCTACAATTAAAGATAAAAATGGAAAATTAACTACAATTGAAGTGTCATCATTTTTCCCATATATCGGACTTGAACCTGCTGCATCATTTGCTGCTGGACTAGGTGTTCTAGAAGAAAATGGCTTTATTCTTACAAACGAAGAAATGCAAACAAAAGTTCCCGGAATTTATGCTGCTGGTGATATTAGAGTTAAAAATATTAGACAAATTGTTACAGCTGCAAGCGATGGTGCTATAGCTGCTAAAAATATTAGCGATTATCTTTCAAGTGAAAAACAATAA
- a CDS encoding AEC family transporter yields MINNATMLFSSATSTTGSKSSVSEQLIKVLTNQTLWGAILASILIIALGYILVKMKWFKLEWKGAITAVVMKVGLPALALKGFMAKNSLVDLQQQAIVLGIAFAFYIVLLAVAILWVKYMPRLLPKTVVNATGDSLMGQVSGMSQEDVDKKYRPLVLWMLIIFGSTTFFGMPIINQLYKNGGLLAANMWNIPYRIFLYSVCFMQIKGLKLDKANIKQSMKTTFLNPIIIATLLGLVLWLTQLIPGASWKQGPAGKEVMVGWFQLGTTAPWIYKTVDVLSALCSPLIWIVIGMTLAGTKLKDAFTDKWAWIYSAMKLILLPAFIFAIFAILLKTNALPTDVKSPEMPKNIAIAMVIFAATPPATVAVAFCLGENKCSNLAARCSAISTLCAVVMIPVWVILCEVVFGLLI; encoded by the coding sequence ATGATAAATAACGCTACTATGTTATTTTCTTCTGCTACATCAACAACAGGATCTAAATCAAGTGTTTCAGAACAATTGATTAAAGTTCTAACAAACCAAACATTATGAGGAGCTATTCTAGCAAGTATTTTAATTATTGCACTAGGATACATTCTTGTAAAAATGAAGTGGTTTAAATTAGAATGAAAAGGTGCTATTACCGCTGTTGTTATGAAAGTGGGATTGCCTGCCTTAGCCTTAAAAGGGTTCATGGCAAAAAATAGTCTTGTTGATTTACAACAACAAGCTATCGTTCTAGGGATTGCTTTTGCTTTCTATATAGTACTTTTAGCAGTTGCTATATTATGAGTAAAATATATGCCTAGATTATTACCAAAAACTGTTGTTAACGCAACAGGAGATTCTCTAATGGGTCAAGTATCAGGAATGTCTCAAGAAGATGTTGATAAAAAATACCGTCCATTAGTTTTATGAATGTTAATTATATTTGGTTCGACAACATTCTTTGGAATGCCTATTATTAACCAACTATATAAAAATGGTGGATTATTAGCAGCTAACATGTGAAATATTCCATATAGAATATTCTTATATTCAGTTTGTTTTATGCAAATTAAAGGGTTAAAACTTGATAAAGCAAACATTAAACAATCAATGAAAACTACATTTTTAAACCCAATTATTATTGCAACATTATTAGGTTTAGTTTTATGATTAACCCAATTAATACCTGGAGCAAGTTGAAAACAAGGACCTGCAGGAAAAGAAGTTATGGTTGGATGATTCCAATTAGGGACAACAGCACCATGAATTTATAAAACAGTTGATGTACTAAGTGCATTATGTTCACCATTAATTTGAATAGTTATTGGTATGACTCTTGCCGGTACAAAATTAAAAGATGCATTTACAGATAAATGAGCTTGAATTTATTCAGCAATGAAATTAATTTTATTACCTGCATTTATATTTGCAATCTTTGCAATACTGCTAAAAACAAATGCATTACCTACCGATGTTAAATCACCAGAAATGCCTAAAAACATTGCAATAGCAATGGTAATATTCGCCGCAACTCCACCAGCAACAGTTGCAGTTGCATTCTGTTTAGGTGAAAATAAATGTTCAAACTTAGCAGCACGTTGTTCAGCAATATCAACACTATGTGCTGTAGTTATGATACCTGTTTGAGTTATATTATGTGAAGTTGTTTTTGGGTTATTAATCTAA
- a CDS encoding 2-hydroxyacid dehydrogenase, whose product MKIITFRVREVEAPIFEKINNKFGYELTYYSEGLSKENIHLVKGFDCLIVRANDTLDSSLLKTIWDYGVRYLLTRTVATNHIDLNAAHELGFMMARVPSYSPTAIAELAFSLAHMLSRKSLHFAEKGRNKNFVVDPFGFSKELKNSTIGVVSVGKIGLAAAKMFKAFSPNVLGYDPYPSNEAKEVVDFVSLDELLKRSDIISVHTPYINGVNEKMIGKDFISKMKDGAILVNTSRGQIQDEKEILNALKSGKLSAVATDVLNEEGKYFFKELKKYEDPVIEELMSLYPRFVLTPHVGSYTDEAALNMIETSYENLKEYIETKNCKNKI is encoded by the coding sequence ATGAAAATTATAACATTTAGAGTAAGAGAAGTTGAAGCTCCTATTTTTGAAAAAATAAATAATAAATTCGGATATGAATTAACATACTATTCTGAAGGATTAAGTAAAGAAAACATTCATTTAGTTAAAGGGTTTGATTGTTTAATTGTTAGAGCAAACGACACTCTTGATTCGTCACTTCTAAAAACAATTTGAGATTATGGAGTAAGATATTTATTAACTAGAACAGTTGCAACAAATCATATTGATTTAAATGCAGCACATGAACTTGGTTTTATGATGGCTAGAGTTCCTTCATATTCACCAACAGCAATCGCAGAATTAGCCTTTTCATTAGCTCACATGCTTTCTCGTAAATCATTACACTTTGCTGAAAAAGGAAGAAACAAAAACTTTGTTGTCGATCCATTTGGATTTTCTAAAGAATTAAAAAATTCAACCATTGGTGTTGTCAGCGTTGGCAAGATTGGATTAGCAGCCGCTAAAATGTTTAAAGCATTTAGTCCAAATGTTTTAGGTTATGATCCTTATCCAAGCAATGAAGCTAAGGAAGTTGTTGATTTTGTAAGTCTTGATGAGTTACTTAAGAGAAGCGACATTATTTCAGTTCATACCCCATACATAAATGGAGTTAACGAAAAAATGATTGGTAAAGACTTTATCTCAAAAATGAAAGATGGAGCAATCCTAGTTAACACCTCACGTGGTCAAATACAAGATGAAAAAGAAATCTTAAATGCTCTTAAAAGTGGAAAACTAAGTGCTGTTGCAACTGACGTTTTAAATGAAGAAGGCAAATACTTTTTCAAAGAATTAAAGAAATATGAAGATCCAGTGATTGAAGAATTAATGTCTTTATATCCTCGTTTCGTTTTAACCCCACATGTTGGTTCTTACACAGACGAAGCAGCATTAAATATGATTGAAACATCTTATGAGAATCTTAAAGAATATATAGAAACCAAAAATTGCAAAAACAAAATATAA